The nucleotide window CATCGAGGAGCACCGAGTCGCGCGCGCGCGCGACTCGGAGGCCGCTCCCGCTCCCCGAGACTTCGTGGACGTTCTGCTGTCCCTGCAGGGCTCCGATAAGTTATCTGACACCGACATGGTCGCCGTTCTCTGGGTATGCTTACCTCTCCCAAAGGAATTTATGGTTATATGATTAGAATTATTAATTGAGAAATTATAATAATAGAATTAACGACGTGGAAAAAATTATATAGGAGATGATATTCCGGGGTGCCGACACCGTGGCGGTGCTGATAGAGTGGGTACTCGCGCGGCTGGTGATGCACGGGGAGGTGCAGGCGAGAGCGCAGGCGGAGCTGGACGCGGTGGTGGGCGAGGACCGGGATGTGACGAGAACCGACGAGGCGGGGCTGACAGTGGCGCATCTACCGTACCTGCAGGGGGTGATAAAGGAGACGCTGAGAATGCATCCTCCAGGCCCGCTGCTGGCGTGGGCCCGCATGGCCACGTCGGACGCGCTCGTCGGCGGGGCCCTCGTGCCTGCGGGGACGACTGCGATGGTGAACATGTGGGCCATCGCGCGCGACCCGGCGGTTTGGCCGGACCCGCTCCGGTTCGATCCCGGCCGGTTTACGGACCAGGCGGCCGAGTTCCCGGTGATGGGGACGGACTTGCGACTGGCGCCGTTCGGGGCCGGGCGGCGGAGCTGCCCCGGGAAGGGGCTAGCCATGGCCACGGTGGAGCTCTGGGTGGCGGCGCTGGCGCACGAGTTCGAGTGGCTGCCTCCGGGCGACGGCGTGGCGACGAGGGAGCTCGACCTCTCGGAAGTGCTGCGACTCTCCTGCGAGATGGCGGTACCGCTGACGGTAAGGCTGCGACCACGACGGGGGTTGGCTTGATGGGAGGTGGTGCGCCGCCCTCAATGTATAGACTATGGTTATCGATGACTGCAGTGGCTTCTATCTTTTAGTTTTACTTGTGTATGATATTTATGTGTAATTATGAAAGATAATATATACATAAATTCCCCTAATGTCAATGTTTTTGCATGTATTCTTTCCAAACCTAAAGCTTAGATACGGTGTGTGCGGGCACGCGTGAATACATCCTCAATAttgatatatcaaaagaaaattgtttcttattaataaaatcaataatatatatatatagcagctGGTTTCCTTGATTGAGTAGAGCAGATGAGCAAGCAAGCTGCAACATGAAAAAGAGGTACAAACCTGTGTATATGATCAGTACAAATTCCACATTGCAGTCACTCCATTCCTGGAAGAACTTTCTCACCTCAACCCTGAAATCAGCAAGAAAGTTTCTCCAAGAACACAAGAAATGTTCAAACACTAATCTAGATATGTTGAGCCATATCCTGACAGTTCAGTAGATGCTGGTTCCATTTTACTAAGCAGAATAGTTTTACTTCAGTACCATTTTGACACATTGTTGCAGTCATTCATCAGCTTCCTTGTCTTCAAGAAACCCTTAAACTCAATTAACCACCAGCTTAATTGTACAAACCATCATAAACAATATGACATTATGCAATTTTTATTGGTAATCATCTTTTTACTATGCACAACTCTTATCTTAAAAACTTTTATGTTCCTAAGACACCCTCTATAAATGGACATAAACATTCTCCAGACGAATCACTTGATTTCAATAAACTCTTCAATTTCTTTCATACAATCTTTTGGCTCACAATTATCCAACAAGCTTTTTCAATTTCtttcatacatttcatttttctctCTAAGGTTCCCATATCAGCTCACAAGGATAATTGACCAACGAAtgaaatgaattataataaatgatgatAATTGAAAGATTatgagataaaaatataattaataattaagagacagtatttaataaaattaaattttattattttttaaatgattgtATGAGTAAGAAAGTTGTCAAGCCTGAAAAACTGCATCACTGatggaaatattttctaaaatgagACCCCCATTATCAAAAGAAATCTATATTTCTGAAATTATAGAGGTGACAAGCATTTTTCGGGAAAACCGATGGAGAATCTTGGCTGGTATCATTTCTCATTCACTAATAATATAATGATGTAGAGATAATTCATCAAGATTCAGATGCATAATTACCTCAGGGATCCAAATGGAACATGACTTTGGATTAGATGAGAGTTGACAAGAGCAAACAATCTTGATCGTGGAGTCAGATCTGAAGCAGTGAAGACACCCTTTCAGTTTGAAAGGCTTGACATGGCTACAGCCAAATCGTATATCAGAATACTTCAGCAATTTTGCTAGCAAGAACACGATCACGCCTCTCCACGTATCCATAGGGGAACCATCCAGCCTTGCCCTTGCATTCGCCCTCTGCCCATCCATTATTGGATACCTGCAGGTGAAGATAAACACTTCTGATCAGTCAAAATAAGACAAGCACACTTAATATTCACTCGAatgctttttctccttttctttattTTACACAGAAAAACACCTAACATGGTACAATTAACAAAGAAGTTAAGATAATTTCCTTCCACATATAATTGGCATCTGCATTTGATCTCCTAAAACACTAATACCATATCATAATTTGaaccataaattttgcatttacaTGTTGTCTCAGAGCAAACAAATTTCATTAGAAAAAAAGTAAGGTGCCTAATAATCCATACACATAGTTATGACCTGGAGaactcccatctccagcatcaagTGCAATAAGCATCATGAAAATTGAACTGACATGTTTTGACAGTATCTTACATTTAAAAGTAAGCATGTGGATACACATATATGGATGAAAAGAAATGAGGAACCAAAACCTGCTCATTTGAGTATATTCAAAGATACTGGTTGTTTACAACTGCTTTGATCACATATAATTTATCTACAAGTCCCGAACAGACATTAATCTGATATGAACTTCCGTTGGCCAAAATGTCTCTGAAAGTCCAGACACTTGCAAAGCTTTGGTTTAGCAATGCGAGCAGAGTGCTGACTACTAGAAAAAAAGGCTGGGAAAACATAATGCTTAATGCTAATCTGGAAATCATATCATTTTTCAATCACCATTATGAAATACAAGTTCATCCAACACTACAATCTATCAATAAATAGAAACTCTTCTATAAACCTTTTTTCTACATCCTGGATCAACATTAATTTGTTTTCCACTTTCATTGGATAGCATTCCCGACAAGAAAAGGCAGATATGAATGCACAAGATTCGACGAGTACCTTTCGCACAACAACAAAGTCTCCAACTGACAAGTCCAGTTCAGCATCTGACTCAGCCTGATATGAATGCACAACCTTCACAAATCACACAGTTTTAGTGAATATGGTTAACAAGTCATAAATAGAACAATACCAATAACCACAGCATGATAGTAGAAACTAACAAAGAGATAGATTACCTCCCCCAGAAAGTATCCCATAGAATCAGTTAATCCATCAAAAGTGTGGGAAGGATATACTCCATCGGCTTCTTCATATGATTGAGGTGGAGGTACAGGTTCATCCAAGACTGAGCTTGGAGATGCTTCAATTCTTTGCCGTTTAGAAACCATCTGCAATCAGGACAAAAGGGCATAGTAGAACCATCATGGAAATTAACAGTAAAAGATCATAATTACAAGTTCACAAGTTTCATCAATACACCAAAAAATTGTCTATTAAGCAAAATTGTGTGACACTTGCCTCTCCTGCAAGCTGGTCAAGGATTTGAAGGCTTTTCAGATGGTAACTGCGCTCAGATTCAATCTTCAACTCAAATGGAAAATTCAAATTAAGTTACATTTTAGGCTACAACAAGATATCAAAACACGAGAATCACGTTGCCAAAGATGTACCATTGCAATAAGTCGCTGCAAAGTCAATCTTTGTTGTTGAGCTTCAACAGCAGCCATTGCTGCTATAGCTTCTTTACCTAACActgtcatgtttgatttcagttcTTGCAACTTTGTTTCAGCAGCTTCTAACTTCAAACTATTGTCGACATAACCAGGAGCTTCCCTTAGTTTAATTTGGCACTTTGAAACTTCAATAGTCTATAAATATAAGCATCATATATTATTGAAAGAAAGTAAAATATCATTAGTAGAAGGCTATAAGAAGTATCATAGGAAAACACAAACATTTTAGTTGCATAAAAGCATGAATTCATGAATATAGAAAAGCATAACACATGCGGGATTGGCAACTAGAAAAGCTTCATTTGTTTCAAATGTACCTGAACTTCAGCTTCTTGTCTCATTTTCTCATAGCGCTGAGCAAGATGTCGAGCATCTTCTAATTGGGCTCCCACTACCATTGCTCGTAATGGCTCCACAACCTGAAAATTGAGGAACTTACAGCAAAGTGACCCAGTCTAAAAGGTAAACTATACAATATGCACAACAGGAAATTAGAAGTGGCCACGATTACTGGACACTAGATATTCATTCAAGTAATAAGAGATCATTAGAAGTGTCTAGATATGAGTGGCAAGTTCCCCAGTAGATCCATAGGAAATAGCAAGATCGAGTGTTTTTGCACCAGAACTACCAAGACAGCATAGTGACTTACCTcctaaggaataaaaaaaatttatcatcatgCTTATAGATTGGAACTCTTGGTTCTGATACAGTCCAACttatatctcaaaaaaaaaataggCTAAAGTGATGAATGAGATAATTAATTATACCAGGCTACTAAGCGATTTCAATAAATTTTCACGTTCTTTTTCCATATGGGAACGAGCCTGACTAAAAATTAATGCAGCTTTTGATAATGTATGGTCACTGGTGCAGCTGTTCTCAACACCATATTTTCTGCTGTCATCGGATAATTTAGTACCTGCAGGATATTACTATATGTAAAGGACAAAATCAGCAAGAAGGAAAAATCACCAACAACTCCAAAGATATACCAATCTCAACTTGTTTTGACCCAGTCACAATGAAGCCTTCCACACCACGAACAATATCCCTTTGGAAATGCTGAAAGAAACATTCAGTATTCGTAAGATAAATAACAGAGACTGGAAAACAAAATGTTAGATGTCGACAGACCTTGCTTGATCGTGTTGATATGTATAGCTGCTCTATTCTCCGATATTGCTGAAGTTCTGCCTCATCAGTAATCACATTATCAGAGATTCCATAACCACCACCTCCAAATTGCTTCAGAACTGCCTGCATTTCGATGGGAATAATCATAATTGTTATGAAAGAAAATCATTTGTTTTACATATTTTACAAATGAAATACACATCAACATAGACTCAAGTAGGAAAAAATATTTCAAACTAGACAAATGTAAAGAAGTTGGAAATCTTTAGCATAGTTTTACATGCATCTTCTTTAACATAATCTTCCACCTTCAACAATAAAAGACtatttcttcataaaaaccaaAGCCCATAGCAATTAGGTTTATCATTTTCAACCAATACTTTTCCTGATGTAAAAATTCGAAGCTTCCTAGTATGCAAAGGTATTTATATTCGAAAACGATATTGGTTGCCTGCCAGCAAAAAAAAATCAC belongs to Musa acuminata AAA Group cultivar baxijiao chromosome BXJ1-11, Cavendish_Baxijiao_AAA, whole genome shotgun sequence and includes:
- the LOC135597041 gene encoding SH3 domain-containing protein 2-like, yielding MDAIRKQATKLREQVARQQQAVLKQFGGGGYGISDNVITDEAELQQYRRIEQLYISTRSSKHFQRDIVRGVEGFIVTGSKQVEIGTKLSDDSRKYGVENSCTSDHTLSKAALIFSQARSHMEKERENLLKSLSSLVVEPLRAMVVGAQLEDARHLAQRYEKMRQEAEVQTIEVSKCQIKLREAPGYVDNSLKLEAAETKLQELKSNMTVLGKEAIAAMAAVEAQQQRLTLQRLIAMIESERSYHLKSLQILDQLAGEMVSKRQRIEASPSSVLDEPVPPPQSYEEADGVYPSHTFDGLTDSMGYFLGEVVHSYQAESDAELDLSVGDFVVVRKVSNNGWAEGECKGKAGWFPYGYVERRDRVLASKIAEVF